A region from the Lycium barbarum isolate Lr01 chromosome 8, ASM1917538v2, whole genome shotgun sequence genome encodes:
- the LOC132606007 gene encoding serine carboxypeptidase-like, whose translation MASSVSFRFLALLLVFLSHPSLSLSNNDDDFVLSSTKFPVPMAEKLIKQLNLFPKHDVNKAGKSVAASTEQNLFEKRFNLSYLGNSGASVQDLGHHAGYYRLPHTKDARMFYFFFESRSSQKDPVVIWLTGGPGCSSELAVFYENGPFNIADNMSLAWNDYGWDKVSNLIYVDQPTGTGFSYTSDDDDIRHDERGVSNDLYDFLQAFFKAHPQYVKNDFYITGESYAGHYIPAFASRVHQGNKNNEGVQINLKGFAIGNGLTNPEIQYKAYTDYALDMRLIKQSDYNVIDKSYPKCQQAIRLCGTDSGSACMAAYLVCTSIFNKIMNVVGNKNYYDVRKTCDGDLCYDFSNMENLLNDEQVKHALGVGDIEFVSCSSTVYQAMQLDWMRNLEAGIPPLLEDGIKLLVYAGEYDLICNWLGNSRWVHAMEWSGQKDFGAARSVPFTVDGEEKGIQKNHGPLTFLRVHDAGHMVPMDQPKAALEMLQRWMQGKLSKEGHFAHM comes from the exons ATGGCATCCTCTGTCTCTTTTCGCTTTCTTGCTTTGCTTCTTGTTTTTCTCTCTCATCCTTCTCTATCTttgtccaataatgatgatgattttgtcCTATCATCAACTAAATTCCCTGTACCAATGGCAGAAAAACTCATCAAACAGCTTAACTTGTTTCCTAAACATGATGTCAACAAAGCAGGGAAATCTGTAGCAGCCAGTACTGAGCAAAATCTCTTTGAGAAGAGATTTAATTTATCTTACCTTGGTAATTCTGGAGCAAGTGTTCAAGATTTGGGTCATCATGCTGGTTATTATCGTCTTCCACACACTAAAGATGCAAG GATGTTTTATTTCTTCTTTGAATCAAGAAGCAGCCAAAAAGATCCAGTTGTTATATGGCTAACAGGAGGGCCAGGATGTAGCAGTGAATTGGCTGTGTTTTACGAAAATGGGCCTTTCAATATAGCAGACAATATGTCACTTGCCTGGAATGATTACGGCTGGGACAAG GTCTCAAACTTAATATACGTTGATCAACCAACTGGAACTGGTTTCAGTTATACttctgatgatgatgatattcgTCACGATGAAAGGGGTGTAAGCAATGATCTTTATGACTTCTTGCAG GCCTTCTTCAAGGCACATCCTCAGTATGTAAAGAATGATTTCTACATCACTGGAGAATCATATGCTGGGCATTACATTCCCGCATTTGCTTCTCGGGTTCATCAAGGTAACAAGAACAACGAAGGAGTTCAAATAAACCTTAAG GGATTTGCCATTGGTAATGGACTCACTAATCCGGAAATTCAGTACAAAGCCTACACTGACTATGCATTGGATATGAGATTGATCAAACAATCTGATTACAATGTCATAGACAAGTCATATCCAAAATGTCAACAGGCAATAAGGCTTTGTG GAACTGATAGTGGAAGTGCTTGCATGGCTGCATATCTTGTTTGCACTAGCATCTTCAACAAGATAATGAATGTTGTGGGTAACAAAAAT TACTATGATGTAAGAAAGACTTGTGATGGTGATCTCTGCTATGACTTCTCCAACATGGAAAATCTCCTCAATGATGAACAAGTTAAACATGCCCTTGGTGTCGGGGATATTGAATTCGTCTCTTGCAGTTCTACAGTTTACCAGGCAATGCAGTTGGATTGGATGAGGAATCTTGAAGCTGGTATTCCTCCACTCCTTGAGGACGGAATCAAGCTACTTGTCTACGCGGGGGAATATGACCTTATCTGCAACTGGctag GGAACTCGAGATGGGTGCACGCAATGGAATGGTCGGGGCAGAAAGATTTTGGGGCAGCACGATCCGTTCCTTTTACAGTAGATGGTGAAGAGAAAGGAATTCAAAAGAACCATGGGCCTCTAACATTCCTCAGGGTCCATGATGCAGGTCACATGGTTCCAATGGATCAACCTAAAGCAGCACTTGAAATGCTCCAGAGGTGGATGCAAGGGAAATTGTCTAAGGAAGGTCACTTTGCTCATATGTAA